In the genome of Silvanigrella paludirubra, the window GAAATAATAGGAAAGGAAAACTGGAATTTAGTAGAAAAAAAAGCAATTGAACTTTTTCTTTTTGGTGAACAAGAAGCTTTAAACAGAGGCCTCATTTTAGTAGACACAAAATATGAAATGGGTTTATACCAAAACCGCATTATTTTAGTTGACGAAGTTCACACTCCCGATTCTTCTCGCTATTGGATTGCAAGTGGATTAAATTTATTAGCACCAAAACAAATGTCTAAAGAATTCTTACGAGAAGAATTAATTAAAATAATTGGAAAACCAGAAGAATATAAAGAAAACCCAGCTAATCACCCCTACTTTAAAGACACAAAGGTAACAGCGGAATTATCCCAAAAAATTTCTCAGAGATATAATGAAATGTTTCAAACCTTTGTAGGGGAAAAACAACCCAAAGAAATTTGTGATACAAATCTTGTTCCTTGGCCAATTTCAAAAGAACTTTTTAAAGAAACAATAAATTCTGCTACCATGCCAGAAAACATTCTTGTTATTGGAAACGGGGGACGTGATTTTACGATTTACTCCTCCTTTTCAAAACTACCTGAAGTAAATACTGTTTTCTGTGCTGCAGGAAAAAGAAATTGGCATTCTGCAAAATACGCTGAATGCCCAACAACACAGGTTCAAGAAATTGCAAAATTTGCTAAAGAAAATAAAGTAGGACTTGTTATTGCAGGGCCTGAAAATCCTATTGCACAAGGAATTGAAGAATATTGTTCACAAAATCATATTCCGGTTTTAGCTCCTTCTTTAAATTGTGCATCCTTAGAAGCTAGTAAAATTATTTGTAAAGAAGTTATAAAATCAGCTGGTGTTCAAACTGCAAAATCTGAAATTATAAACTGGAATCAATTAAAAATAAAACTAAATCATTATCTTGAAATAGGAAATTCAAATGAATTTTCGTTACCTTGTGTGCTAAAATATGATAGTTTAGCTGCAGGAAAAGGTGTATTTGTTTTATTTAAAAAAGAAGATGTTATAGAAGCAATAAAATCCATAGAACAAAATTTACAAGAATGGGAAAAACTAGCTTCACAAATCAAAGCTGTTACTTATAGCAAAACACAAAAAGAACCTTGTTTCCTTATTGAAGAAACACTTTCAGGTGAAGAAATATCAGTAATTGCTTTATGTAATGGAGAAAATTATCGCTTATTACCCATTGCCCGTGATTATAAAAGACGAAATGATGGCCAAACAGGTCCTAATACAGGCGGAATGGGGACCGTTTCACCTGTTCAATTAAATGAAAATTTAATGACTCAAATTAAAGAAACTTTTAGTAAAACTTTAAAAGAATTAACTAAACGAAATACTCCTTATTATGGCTTTCTTTTTGCAGGTTTTATGGTAGATAGTTCAAATAAAGCATGGCTACTCGAGTATAATTGTCGTTTGGGAGACCCTGAAACTCAAGTGTTGCTTCCAGGTTTACAGAGAGATTTCTATATTGAAGTTTTAAGAACAGCCAAAAAACTTCCTTTTTTATTTCCTGAAAAATCACAGACACCATTTGATCATGATAATTTAAAAAGAATTTTTGTTGTAGGCGCTTCTCCTGAATATCCTGAATCAAATGT includes:
- a CDS encoding phosphoribosylaminoimidazolesuccinocarboxamide synthase, with the protein product MTSITKIYIGKVRNSVSLNNETRIIETSNRISAFDYIFPFQIEKKAEILQAISVWYFNKTSHIIENNLIGCLDETHVLVKEAKVFPVEIIVRSYLTGSLWRLYQEKGAAGVFTEYGINLPENMTQNQKFSKPIITPSTKAETGHDLPISCEKASEIIGKENWNLVEKKAIELFLFGEQEALNRGLILVDTKYEMGLYQNRIILVDEVHTPDSSRYWIASGLNLLAPKQMSKEFLREELIKIIGKPEEYKENPANHPYFKDTKVTAELSQKISQRYNEMFQTFVGEKQPKEICDTNLVPWPISKELFKETINSATMPENILVIGNGGRDFTIYSSFSKLPEVNTVFCAAGKRNWHSAKYAECPTTQVQEIAKFAKENKVGLVIAGPENPIAQGIEEYCSQNHIPVLAPSLNCASLEASKIICKEVIKSAGVQTAKSEIINWNQLKIKLNHYLEIGNSNEFSLPCVLKYDSLAAGKGVFVLFKKEDVIEAIKSIEQNLQEWEKLASQIKAVTYSKTQKEPCFLIEETLSGEEISVIALCNGENYRLLPIARDYKRRNDGQTGPNTGGMGTVSPVQLNENLMTQIKETFSKTLKELTKRNTPYYGFLFAGFMVDSSNKAWLLEYNCRLGDPETQVLLPGLQRDFYIEVLRTAKKLPFLFPEKSQTPFDHDNLKRIFVVGASPEYPESNVQRREIIVPNESIFISSNCYYLPTAIEPDNTTTGGRAFGVLSTATNFKQARENVYKSIEKINFKDSNGNLIKPHFRTDIAKELC